The proteins below come from a single Pieris brassicae chromosome 1, ilPieBrab1.1, whole genome shotgun sequence genomic window:
- the LOC123707828 gene encoding mediator of RNA polymerase II transcription subunit 24 gives MVTMDASKMTSKTSSLKALILKAWRERWTDIQWGINIKTILPRGVSGDLYNLADCILQQAMVGCGANQLVISYLKHSLASHIVSYAAVLQRIAKFDSFHKPHCILSLLEFLESFIDNVTCRSKMEEEILSNAISSIILWLLQVYHYSLSKYPSSNPNQSQELLEKSTLLLNSIMNSDFLIAMFYLAKQNDPEEYSEVTKKCQEITAFMMMNTQFKAPLTIHDTIQKICNMVLDKIAPFNNKPETVTYCIQAIVAINVLAKPSAEVQYLSNQLLIIKRIKGFSLSRVYSELIRACFISLNDASKDAMKQALWAAFTFLKVPQIIQCMHNICGTQSKDGDYSVEVVEAFEKLLQNTPLLDVVDAKNSCNSVISLLEPLVKLNVVTESHLSYFNQKRETKDLKLQKLEPTGLQGPVPNFITRAEPTLAGILKTMGGDFHKIIDSLYSMLCQIVGGTTLDTILSVATVEGKSKLFVSRLIKFNEFALLAASEKGASQSRVYVFDITFLILCSIVQEYGAEAVLDENGDSFFEKWVKEFLPQNGAYKCPNQILQKCDQQLVDIFIHHLSASDFDFKNTNLKPHDLCMNVSGVMKEVLFAWEQGSISSVDVKRMLDSMRQKMASLAVCGSVWLCSYINVVHEDATIKPMNMIQQLCSPPNEVEMAQSDNFKERAVLMCSIIRKLQHDVHPPSVPKTKTLSHLIVSNQPILEQLQTVWDDVKVRGYLHIDATHIVQSLLNTAGHVWFVTNLIKETLKFRYQEELDRSVDIVLAMFHLDIEKCTEALLQHVLPQYLYNAKLIEELVEPQSTVLAKICVYSIFAALDQSITTKPQSRKRRHEDSEDLEGISSNKLRRLNDNSSDGSVYHSREHSSGVVIKEPLQTSLDMLFKTFSQLAGKNGYVTPQTRFIYEFLVFIIQCGQERAQLVLQKMPSEIVPTLIKALPDNFNVAIILRLYELTTSYGRKDAARDLCLLRNMWLRPE, from the coding sequence atggtgACAATGGATGCAAGCAAAATGACTAGTAAAACAAGTTCACTGAAAGCTTTAATACTGAAGGCTTGGCGAGAAAGATGGACTGATATTCAGTGGGGGATTAATATTAAGACAATACTACCTAGGGGTGTAAGTGGAGATTTGTACAATCTAGCTGACTGTATTTTACAGCAGGCTATGGTAGGATGTGGTGCTAATCAGCTAGTAATATCGTATTTGAAACATTCTCTTGCATCTCACATTGTTTCATATGCTGCTGTACTTCAAAGAATTGCAAAGTTTGACTCATTTCACAAACCTCACTGCATACTCAGTCTTTTAGAGTTTTTGGAAAGTTTTATTGACAATGTCACTTGCCGAAGCAAAATGGAGGAAGAAATTTTATCAAATGCAATATCCTCTATAATTTTGTGGCTATTACAAGTGTATCACTACTCACTGAGTAAATATCCTTCATCAAACCCTAATCAAAGCCAAGAGCTTTTGGAAAAGTCAACCTTGCTGCTGAATTCTATAATGaattcagattttttaatagcTATGTTTTATTTGGCAAAACAAAATGATCCTGAAGAGTACTCAGAGGTTACTAAGAAATGTCAAGAAATTACAGCATTTATGATGATGAATACTCAGTTTAAAGCACCTCTTACAATACATGATACTATTCAAAAGATTTGTAATATGGTTCTTGATAAAATTGCACCTTTCAATAACAAACCTGAAACTGTAACATACTGTATACAAGCAATTGTTGCTATAAATGTGTTAGCAAAGCCAAGTGCAGAGGTACAATATCTGTCAAATCAACTTTTAATCATAAAGAGAATTAAAGGATTTTCATTATCTAGAGTATATAGTGAACTAATAAGAGCATGTTTCATTTCACTGAATGATGCTAGCAAAGATGCCATGAAACAAGCCTTATGGGCtgcttttacatttttaaaagtaccTCAGATAATACAATGTATGCATAATATATGTGGGACACAGAGCAAAGATGGAGACTATTCTGTTGAAGTTGTAGAagcttttgaaaaattattacaaaatactcCATTGCTTGATGTTGTTGATGCTAAGAATAGTTGCAACAGTGTAATATCCCTCCTGGAACCtctagttaaattaaatgttgttaCTGAAAGTCACTTATCTTATTTTAACCAGAAACGTGAGACTAAGGatcttaaattacaaaaattagaGCCAACTGGGCTTCAGGGACCTGTGCCTAATTTTATCACACGAGCTGAACCTACTCTAGCTGGTATTCTGAAGACTATGGGTGGTGATTTCCATAAGATTATAGATTCATTATATTCAATGTTATGCCAAATAGTAGGGGGTACCACATTAGACACAATCCTGTCTGTTGCAACTGTTGAAggaaaatcaaaattatttgtatcaaGACTAATAAAGTTCAATGAGTTTGCTTTACTTGCTGCAAGTGAGAAAGGAGCTTCTCAATCTAGGGTCTATGTATTTGatataacatttttgataCTCTGTTCAATTGTTCAAGAATATGGTGCTGAAGCTGTTTTAGATGAAAATGGGGACTCCTTCTTTGAAAAATGGGTTAAAGAGTTTTTGCCCCAAAATGGTGCATACAAATGTCCAAATCAAATATTGCAGAAATGCGACCAACAACTTGTAGACATCTTTATTCATCATCTGAGTGCTTCtgattttgactttaaaaatactaatttaaagCCTCATGATTTGTGCATGAATGTTAGTGGCGTTATGAAAGAGGTCTTATTTGCTTGGGAGCAAGGTTCAATCTCATCTGTAGATGTAAAGAGAATGCTTGACTCTATGAGGCAAAAAATGGCTTCTCTTGCAGTGTGTGGTTCAGTATGGCTCTGCTCATACATTAATGTTGTACATGAAGATGCTACAATTAAGCCAATGAACATGATTCAGCAGTTATGTAGTCCTCCAAATGAAGTTGAAATGGCACAGAGTGATAATTTTAAGGAGCGAGCAGTTTTGATGTGTTCTATAATAAGAAAGTTACAACATGATGTCCATCCACCATCTGTACCgaaaacaaaaacactttCTCATTTGATTGTATCCAATCAACCAATACTTGAACAGCTACAAACAGTTTGGGACGATGTGAAAGTTAGGGGATACTTACATATTGATGCAACACACATTGTTCAAAGTCTATTAAACACTGCTGGTCATGTATGGTTTGTAACAAATCTCATTAAGGAGACTCTTAAGTTTAGGTATCAAGAAGAACTTGATAGATCTGTAGATATTGTTCTGGCAATGTTTCATTTGGATATAGAAAAATGTACCGAAGCTTTGTTACAACATGTATTGCCACAGTACTTGTATAATGCCAAATTAATTGAAGAATTAGTTGAACCTCAATCAACAGTACTTGCAAAGATATGTGTGTACAGTATATTTGCTGCTCTTGATCAGAGTATAACAACAAAACCTCAATCAAGAAAACGCAGACATGAAGATTCTGAAGATTTAGAGGGTATTTCTTCCAATAAATTACGACGGCTAAATGACAACTCTTCAGATGGAAGTGTTTATCATTCAAGAGAGCACAGTTCAGGAGTTGTTATAAAAGAGCCATTGCAAACATCCTTAGATATGTTATTTAAGACATTTTCACAACTGGCTGGTAAAAATGGTTATGTAACTCCTCAGACTCggtttatttatgaatttttggtttttattattcagtGTGGTCAAGAAAGAGCACAACTTGTATTACAGAAAATGCCTAGTGAAATAGTTCCAACTTTAATAAAGGCACTTCCAGATAATTTTAACGTGGCCATAATTTTAAGATTGTATGAATTAACTACGTCTTACGGTAGAAAAGATGCAGCTAGAGATTTATGTCTTTTGCGAAATATGTGGTTACGACCTGAATAA